The Acidobacteriota bacterium genome contains the following window.
AATTGACCTTCTGAAAATCCAACCAGGCTCGAACGTCGCGGACATCGGCGCGGGCTCGGGTTGGTTCACCGTCAGAGCGGCGCGGAGGGTTGGAACAACCGGCACGGTCTACGCTGTTGAGATCAATCCCGACTATCTCAGCTACATCGCAGAGCGCGCAGCCGACGAGAAGCTCTCAAACATTCGCACAGTCCTCGGCAAGGAGGATGATCCTCTGCTGCCCCGAGACACAATTGATGCGGTGCTGATACTCAAGACCTATCACGAGATCGCTCAGCCCATTCGGCTGTTAGCTCGTCTTCGCGACGCAATGCGCTCGGGAGCGCTGATGGGAGTCATCGATCGCGACGGCAACGGCAAGGACCACGGTATCCGCGCCGGCGTTGTGATCAAAGAAGCTGCTGAAGCGGGCTTCTCGCTCGTCGAGCAGTATGACTTCGTCAAACCTGACGGTATGGACTATTTTCTGGTGTTCCGAGTTGGCACCGCGGTTCCGTCTCATTGAATTCG
Protein-coding sequences here:
- a CDS encoding methyltransferase domain-containing protein, which encodes MRNPVRLISTPLIAALLFLAAILCSDPLSAAHSIQSQKPAETRRTTRPTSKPYTGDLSIFEDAKRAENLQINRVIDLLKIQPGSNVADIGAGSGWFTVRAARRVGTTGTVYAVEINPDYLSYIAERAADEKLSNIRTVLGKEDDPLLPRDTIDAVLILKTYHEIAQPIRLLARLRDAMRSGALMGVIDRDGNGKDHGIRAGVVIKEAAEAGFSLVEQYDFVKPDGMDYFLVFRVGTAVPSH